One genomic segment of Gorilla gorilla gorilla isolate KB3781 chromosome 23, NHGRI_mGorGor1-v2.1_pri, whole genome shotgun sequence includes these proteins:
- the IL2RB gene encoding interleukin-2 receptor subunit beta — MAAPALSWRLPLLILLLPLATPWASAAVNGTSQFTCFYNSRANISCVWSQDGALQDTSCQVHAWPDRRRWNQTCELLPVSQASWACNLILGAPDSQKLTAVDIVTLRVLCREGVRWRVMAIQDFKPFENLRLMAPISLQVVHVETHRCNISWEISQASHYFERHLEFEAQTLSPGHTWEEAPLLTLKQKQEWICLEMLTPDTQYEFQVRVKPLQGEFTTWSPWSQPLAFRTKPAALGKDTIPWLGHLLVGLSGAFGFIILVYLLINCRNTGPWLKKVLKCHTPDPSKFFSQLSSEHGGDVQKWLSSPFPSSSFSPGGLEPEISPLEVLERDKVTQLLLQQDKVPEPASLSSNHSLTSCFTNQGYFFFHLPDALEIEACQVYFTYDPYAEEDADEGVAGAPTGSSPQPLQPLSGEDDAYCTFPSRDDLLLFSPSLLGGPSPPSTAPGGSGAGEERLPPSLQERVPRDWDPQPLGPPTPGVPDLVDFQPPPELVLREAGEEVPDAGPREGVSFPWSRPPGQGEFRALNARLPLNTDAYLSLQELQGQDPTHLV, encoded by the exons ATGGCGGCCCCTGCTCTGTCCTGGCGTCTgcccctcctcatcctcctcctgcccctggcTACCCCTTGGGCATCTGCAGCGGTGAATG GCACTTCCCAGTTCACATGCTTCTACAACTCGAGAGCCAACATCTCCTGCGTCTGGAGCCAAGATGGGGCTCTGCAGGACACTTCCTGCCAAGTCCATGCCTGGCCGGACAGACG GCGGTGGAACCAAACCTGTGAGCTGCTCCCCGTGAGTCAAGCATCTTGGGCCTGCAACCTGATCCTCGGAGCCCCAGAT TCTCAGAAACTGACCGCAGTCGACATCGTCACCCTGAGGGTGCTGTGCCGTGAGGGGGTGCGATGGAGGGTGATGGCCATCCAGGACTTCAAGCCCTTTGAGAACC TTCGCCTGATGGCCCCCATCTCCCTCCAAGTTGTCCACGTGGAGACCCACAGATGCAACATAAGCTGGGAAATCTCCCAAGCCTCCCACTACTTTGAAAGACACCTGGAATTCGAGGCCCAGACGCTGTCCCCAGGCCATACCTGGGAG GAGGCCCCCCTGCTGACTCTCAAGCAGAAGCAGGAATGGATCTGCCTGGAGATGCTCACCCCAGACACCCAGTATGAGTTTCAGGTGCGGGTCAAGCCTCTGCAAGGCGAGTTCACGACCTGGAGCCCCTGGAGCCAGCCCCTGGCCTTCAGGACAAAGCCTGCAG CCCTTGGGAAGGACACCATTCCGTGGCTCGGCCACCTCCTCGTGGGCCTCAGCGGGGCTTTTGGCTTCATCATCTTAGTGTACTTGCTGATCAACTGCAGGAACACCGGGCCATG GCTGAAGAAGGTCCTGAAGTGTCACACCCCAGACCCCTCGAAGTTCTTTTCCCAGCTGAGCTCAGAGCATGGAGGAGACGTCCAG AAGTGGCTGTCTTCGCCCTTCCCCTCATCGTCCTTCAGCCCTGGCGGCCTGGAGCCTGAGATCTCGCCACTAGAAGTGCTGGAGAGGGACAAGGTGACGCAGCTGCTCCTGCAGCAGGACAAGGTGCCTGAGCCCGCATCCTTAAGCAGCAACCACTCGCTGACCAGCTGCTTCACCAACCAGGGTTACTTCTTCTTCCACCTCCCGGATGCCTTGGAGATAGAGGCCTGCCAGGTGTACTTTACTTATGACCCCTACGCAGAGGAAGACGCTGATGAGGGTGTGGCCGGGGCACCCACAGGGtcttccccccaacccctgcaGCCTCTGTCAGGGGAGGACGACGCCTACTGCACCTTCCCCTCCAGGGATGACCTGCTGCTCTTCTCCCCCAGTCTCCTCGGTGGCCCCAGCCCCCCAAGCACTGCCCCTGGGGGCAGCGGGGCCGGTGAAGAGAGGCTGCCCCCTTCCCTGCAAGAAAGAGTCCCCAGAGACTGGGACCCCCAGCCCCTGGGACCTCCCACCCCAGGAGTCCCAGACCTGGTGGATTTTCAGCCACCCCCTGAGCTGGTGCTGcgagaggctggggaggaggtCCCTGACGCTGGCCCCAGGGAGGGGGTCAGTTTCCCCTGGTCCAGGCCTCCTGGGCAGGGGGAGTTCAGGGCCCTTAATGCTCGCCTGCCCCTGAACACTGATGCCTACTTGTCCCTCCAAGAACTCCAGGGTCAGGACCCAACTCACTTGGTGTAG